ATCCGGCCTGTTCGATTTTTTTTAATCCACGGGAAATGGTTTCAGGGGTTGTGCCGATGAGGCTTGCCAGCTGAACCTTGGAAACAGGCAACACCACATTGGCTGCCGGTCCATGACTTTTTTGCATGGTTGTCTTTTGTGAGCCTCCTGACTCTTCTTGGGCCAGTGTCAGGATGTAGGCTGCCAGCCTGGCCGGTACTTCCTTGAGACTTAAATTTTCAATTTGAACCGTGAATTCCCTTAATCGCCTGGACAGATCCGCCAGCATATTCATGGCAAGGGCAGGGGACTTTTCAATTTGTTGGACAAACGCCTCTCTTGGCAAAAAAAGAATGATTGAGGGTTCCAGGGCCGTGGCAGAGGCTGGAAAACTTTTTCCCTGGAACACCGGAACTTCACCAAATGTATGGCCTGGACCGTATATGTGAAGGATCTGCTCTTTTCCTTCAAAAGACATTTTAAAAACTTTGATTTTACCTTGGGCCACAATGTAAAATCCTTGGCCTTTGTCTCCTTCCTGGAAGATCAGTTCTCCTTTGTTTATGGTTAATTCATTGGCCAACTTTGCAAGGGTTTGGCTTTGGCCTTTTGTCAGTCCTGAAAAAAGGGGAATGCGATGCAGATATTGTTCTATTTTGGCCTCCGGAAATGTTTCTTTAAGCTGGTTGGTTGATGTTTTCTGTATAAACGGTCACGGACCGTCCTTGGTCTTTGACCGTGGTTCGGCCCACAACGAATATTGAAACATCTCTGTGGCTTACAGAGAGTTTCTTATAGACGGCAAAAAAAACAATGGCTTGATTCAGATCAAGGTTTTCTTATTTTATCTATAGTAACTTCAAACCAGGATGTAAACTCAATTTAAACTTTGATCATGAAAGGGATATCCCATGAAAGTTATCCGCAAAATTATAGAGATAGACGAAGAAAAGTGTGACGGTTGCGGGAATTGCGTACCTTCCTGCGCCGAAGGGGCCATTCAGATTATTGACGGCAAAGCCAAGGTTATCGGCGATATGTATTGTGATGGACTTGGGGCCTGCCTTGGGGATTGTCCCAAAGGTGCCCTCAAGCTCATTGAGCGCCAGGCTGACGAATATGATGAACAGGCTGTACACGCACGGCTCGAAAGACAGAAAACAACGACCGGCACTCAAACATCAAAAGGTTGTCCATCCCAACAGGTAAAAATTTTTCCCATCTCCCCGGTGCCGGGAATGGGGATGCCCACTGCCGGGTCCACAGGCGATTCAGCTTTAGGGCACTGGCCGGTACAGCTCCGCCTGATTCCCAGTTCAGCACCCTTTTTAAAAGACGCAAATTTGCTGATCACAGCCGATTGCGTTCCTGTTGCCGTACCGTCGTTTCATTCAGATTATCTCAAAGGCAAGGTTGTAATGCTTGGGTGCCCTAAGTTTGATGATGCAGATCTTTATATTGACAAGCTCTCAGATATTTTTATTCAAAATAATATCCAGGGCATCACCATGATGGTCATGGAAGTGCCCTGCTGTTCAAAAATGAAATGGATTGTTGACAGTGCAATGGAAAAAGCAGGTCAAAATATTCCAGTTCGCCAGGTAACCATTTCAACCACAGGC
This window of the uncultured Desulfobacter sp. genome carries:
- a CDS encoding Crp/Fnr family transcriptional regulator; the protein is MANELTINKGELIFQEGDKGQGFYIVAQGKIKVFKMSFEGKEQILHIYGPGHTFGEVPVFQGKSFPASATALEPSIILFLPREAFVQQIEKSPALAMNMLADLSRRLREFTVQIENLSLKEVPARLAAYILTLAQEESGGSQKTTMQKSHGPAANVVLPVSKVQLASLIGTTPETISRGLKKIEQAGFIKTDGKTILIIDHQGLEALSHTGRF
- a CDS encoding 4Fe-4S binding protein, translating into MKVIRKIIEIDEEKCDGCGNCVPSCAEGAIQIIDGKAKVIGDMYCDGLGACLGDCPKGALKLIERQADEYDEQAVHARLERQKTTTGTQTSKGCPSQQVKIFPISPVPGMGMPTAGSTGDSALGHWPVQLRLIPSSAPFLKDANLLITADCVPVAVPSFHSDYLKGKVVMLGCPKFDDADLYIDKLSDIFIQNNIQGITMMVMEVPCCSKMKWIVDSAMEKAGQNIPVRQVTISTTGRPLSENPA